One Pseudomonadota bacterium genomic region harbors:
- a CDS encoding PilZ domain-containing protein codes for MNPEPAIAANIERRWHKRFKAKGHAFAVITTPDSVELCHIIDISSTGLSFRYFADSPELNDEFQKISILFSENFYLEGVPAQSVSDRKIDTKLPHIIKMRRRGIKFGDLDKEQISQIQYFIRHNTAGIC; via the coding sequence ATGAATCCCGAACCAGCAATTGCAGCAAATATAGAACGCAGATGGCATAAAAGATTCAAAGCCAAAGGGCACGCCTTTGCGGTCATCACCACTCCTGATTCCGTTGAGCTTTGTCACATAATTGACATCAGCAGCACAGGGTTATCATTTCGTTATTTTGCCGACAGCCCGGAATTAAATGATGAATTTCAGAAAATTTCCATCCTTTTCAGTGAGAATTTCTACCTTGAAGGTGTTCCGGCACAATCCGTATCCGATCGCAAAATCGACACCAAATTACCGCATATCATCAAGATGCGAAGGCGAGGAATCAAATTCGGCGACCTTGACAAGGAACAGATATCTCAGATTCAGTACTTTATCCGGCACAATACTGCTGGTATCTGCTGA
- a CDS encoding NAD-dependent epimerase/dehydratase family protein, whose product MKKAIVTGGGGFVGFAVVKQLVQRGIEPVVIGRNPYPEVNKMGVRTLQGDIRDRDFLVKAFKGADTVFHVAAKAGIWGSWDAFYTPNVIGTSNVISACRKNNIPTLVYTSTPSVVFTGTDLCGVDETFPYARKFLCNYAHTKVVAEQMVLAVNSDQLRTTALRPHLVWGPGDTNLIPRLLDRGRHRLLKQVGSGGNLVDISYIDNVATAHLLAAENLESKATAAGRAYFISQGNPLNLWEWINSLFKRVGILEVEEKVSFKKAYLGGMILEGVYKTFPFLGEPLMTRFLAEQLAKSHWFSIDNAKNDLGYEPTVSTEKGMDRLVQWIEESGILTQED is encoded by the coding sequence ATGAAAAAAGCAATAGTCACAGGCGGCGGCGGGTTTGTCGGGTTTGCCGTGGTTAAACAGCTTGTCCAAAGAGGTATTGAGCCGGTTGTGATCGGCAGGAACCCTTATCCTGAAGTGAATAAAATGGGGGTTCGGACACTGCAAGGGGATATCAGGGACCGGGATTTTCTGGTCAAAGCTTTTAAGGGCGCCGATACCGTGTTTCATGTTGCGGCCAAGGCTGGAATCTGGGGCAGCTGGGATGCGTTTTATACACCGAATGTCATTGGAACAAGTAATGTAATTTCCGCCTGCCGGAAGAATAATATACCAACACTTGTCTATACCAGCACTCCAAGCGTTGTATTCACCGGCACTGACCTTTGCGGCGTGGATGAGACATTTCCCTATGCGCGGAAATTCTTGTGCAATTACGCGCACACCAAGGTTGTTGCCGAGCAGATGGTGCTTGCGGTCAATTCCGATCAGCTTCGCACCACTGCGTTGAGGCCGCATCTTGTCTGGGGGCCGGGCGATACCAATCTTATCCCCAGGCTCCTTGATCGAGGTCGCCACAGATTGTTAAAGCAGGTCGGTTCCGGTGGGAATCTTGTTGATATTTCCTACATAGATAATGTCGCCACTGCACATTTGCTCGCAGCAGAGAACCTTGAATCAAAGGCCACGGCTGCAGGCAGGGCCTATTTCATCTCACAGGGCAATCCGCTGAATTTATGGGAATGGATTAATTCACTTTTTAAAAGAGTGGGGATTCTCGAGGTGGAAGAAAAAGTGTCATTCAAAAAGGCATATCTCGGTGGGATGATTCTTGAAGGGGTGTACAAGACTTTCCCCTTTCTGGGCGAGCCGCTTATGACGCGTTTTTTAGCGGAACAGCTTGCCAAGTCTCACTGGTTTTCCATTGATAATGCAAAAAATGATTTGGGATATGAACCAACAGTATCGACGGAAAAAGGGATGGATCGCCTGGTGCAATGGATAGAAGAGTCAGGAATCCTGACTCAAGAGGATTAG
- a CDS encoding AMP-binding protein, with product MNYNIAQPLQEISRDYPHKLALIHGSRSFTFAELDRLSRAYAFALAVQGVKRGDRVMLMVRPSIEFISLTFALFKLGAPVILIDPGMGYKNLLGCVGSVKPQVFIGIPMAHIFKTFFPRHFDTVQLNICVGSSFGLFGKSLQSITDPAEHSFPAVHSEKTDLAAIIFTTGSTGPPKGVRYEHGVFLAQLGLIRDYYGITLDDIDQPAFPLFALFSAALGACSVIPDMNPARPAQVNPEKFIRTIIKHNVTYSFGSPAIWNVVSGYCIKNSIRLPSLKKILMAGAPVSGELIGRVKRIVSADAEIHTPYGATESLPIVSMTGSEILSGTWPQTMKGKGTCVGRPLPGNDIRILPISDDAIVAWDDDTVLSADSIGEIVVKGEVVTREYDNNPRENALAKIRDGDTFWHRLGDTGYMDNEGRLWFCGRKAHRVITRTETMFTICCEAIFNNHPQVYRSALVGVGEWGNQTPVLIVEPHEKIANRAAFFTELLGLANQYDITRPIRNFLIHPSFPVDIRHNAKIFREKLAVWAADKIVMSDE from the coding sequence ATGAATTATAACATTGCCCAACCGCTACAGGAAATAAGCAGGGATTATCCTCACAAGCTTGCCTTGATTCATGGTTCCAGGAGTTTTACCTTTGCGGAGTTGGACCGTCTTTCCCGGGCGTATGCCTTTGCTTTGGCCGTGCAGGGTGTCAAGCGCGGTGACCGGGTGATGCTCATGGTCAGGCCTTCCATTGAGTTTATCAGCCTTACTTTTGCGCTGTTTAAGCTTGGCGCCCCGGTAATTCTCATTGATCCGGGCATGGGGTATAAAAATCTCCTTGGATGTGTGGGTTCGGTCAAACCGCAAGTGTTTATCGGCATACCCATGGCGCATATTTTCAAGACATTTTTTCCACGTCATTTCGATACAGTCCAACTGAATATCTGTGTGGGGTCATCTTTTGGATTATTCGGTAAATCACTTCAAAGCATTACTGATCCGGCAGAGCACAGTTTCCCTGCGGTACATTCCGAAAAGACTGATCTTGCGGCAATAATCTTTACCACCGGCAGCACCGGCCCGCCCAAGGGAGTTCGGTATGAACACGGGGTCTTCCTGGCTCAGTTGGGACTTATCAGGGATTATTACGGGATTACTCTTGATGATATCGACCAGCCGGCATTTCCGCTTTTTGCGTTGTTTTCCGCAGCCCTTGGCGCATGCTCTGTAATACCGGATATGAACCCCGCCCGCCCGGCACAGGTAAATCCTGAAAAATTTATCAGGACCATCATAAAACACAACGTCACCTATTCCTTCGGTTCTCCGGCAATCTGGAATGTGGTCAGTGGCTATTGTATTAAAAATAGTATCAGGCTTCCATCCCTCAAGAAAATTCTTATGGCCGGAGCGCCGGTTTCAGGAGAGCTCATTGGACGTGTAAAGCGGATTGTATCGGCGGATGCGGAGATTCACACCCCCTACGGTGCAACCGAGAGCCTGCCCATCGTTTCGATGACCGGATCGGAAATATTATCTGGAACCTGGCCGCAGACCATGAAAGGCAAGGGAACATGCGTAGGGAGACCTCTGCCGGGAAACGACATACGAATTCTGCCGATTTCAGATGATGCCATTGTCGCTTGGGACGATGATACGGTGTTGTCTGCTGATTCCATCGGAGAGATTGTCGTCAAAGGGGAAGTGGTCACCCGGGAGTATGACAACAACCCCAGGGAAAACGCCTTGGCTAAGATCAGGGACGGCGACACCTTTTGGCACCGGCTCGGCGATACGGGGTATATGGACAATGAAGGTCGTTTGTGGTTCTGCGGCCGCAAGGCGCACCGGGTTATCACCCGAACAGAAACGATGTTTACCATCTGTTGCGAGGCGATTTTTAACAACCATCCTCAAGTGTATCGATCCGCGTTGGTCGGCGTAGGTGAGTGGGGCAACCAGACCCCGGTATTGATAGTCGAGCCCCATGAAAAGATAGCAAACAGGGCGGCATTTTTTACAGAACTGCTGGGTTTGGCAAACCAGTACGACATCACCCGGCCGATACGGAACTTTTTGATTCATCCGTCGTTTCCGGTTGATATCCGGCATAATGCCAAGATTTTCAGAGAGAAACTTGCCGTGTGGGCGGCGGATAAAATAGTGATGAGTGATGAGTGA
- a CDS encoding dynamin family protein, producing MPSDQSPETLTKAIEKHLNSKLKSSFAKYDQSIDDLTTPLKWKPLVLVIGNFSSGKSTFINELLGMDVQRTGQSPTDDSFTILAHPDDSPTNEDMPGRSVVADNRLPFMPIRVFGESLLSHIKLKCIDSPILKNLAIIDTPGMLDSVTEKDRGYDYLGVVGELSRLSDLVILMFDPHKAGTIKETYKAIRSTLPGSTGEDRVLYVLNRIDECENTTDLVKSFGTLCWNLSQMTGRKDIPRIYLTFSPGMRETHKDFETYTNEREELKSAVLNAPKMRIDHIFEEVDRGVREQGLLVEALQAFQSVFFSKIQNLLQYGFLAVIILFFCTDVLLNLFTEFPESTLIANILNGSVTLENFLIPTISSALVIFLVSIIIRRFIYPKHLITTIHDIDNLLALETSYKKDLWDRVRGRILTILDNTPTKHLFKNHRSTLKKIKRFTTKDLPEFSKRFRS from the coding sequence ATGCCATCGGATCAGTCCCCTGAAACTCTCACAAAAGCGATTGAAAAACATCTAAATAGTAAACTTAAATCATCATTTGCCAAATACGACCAGTCCATTGATGACTTAACTACCCCGCTGAAATGGAAGCCTCTGGTCCTGGTTATCGGCAATTTTTCGTCCGGGAAATCCACCTTTATCAACGAACTTCTCGGCATGGATGTACAGCGCACCGGTCAGTCGCCCACCGACGACAGCTTTACCATCCTGGCCCACCCGGATGACAGCCCCACCAATGAAGACATGCCCGGGCGGTCGGTGGTTGCCGACAATCGCCTGCCCTTCATGCCGATCCGGGTTTTTGGTGAAAGCCTTCTCTCGCATATCAAACTCAAATGCATTGACTCGCCGATCCTTAAAAATCTTGCAATTATCGACACACCGGGAATGCTTGATTCGGTTACCGAAAAGGATCGCGGCTACGATTATCTCGGGGTTGTTGGAGAATTATCCCGGCTTTCGGACCTTGTCATTCTCATGTTTGACCCACATAAGGCCGGAACCATCAAAGAAACCTATAAAGCTATAAGAAGCACTCTTCCCGGCTCCACCGGCGAGGACCGTGTGCTCTATGTTTTAAACCGAATTGATGAATGCGAAAACACCACCGATCTGGTGAAATCCTTCGGCACTCTTTGCTGGAACCTTTCACAAATGACCGGCAGAAAGGATATCCCTCGTATTTACCTGACATTTTCACCAGGGATGCGGGAGACCCACAAGGATTTTGAGACATATACCAACGAAAGGGAGGAGCTCAAATCCGCTGTACTGAACGCCCCTAAAATGCGTATTGACCATATATTTGAAGAAGTAGATCGCGGCGTTCGCGAACAAGGCCTTCTGGTTGAAGCGCTGCAGGCTTTTCAATCAGTTTTTTTCAGTAAAATTCAAAACCTCCTGCAATACGGCTTTCTCGCTGTTATAATCCTTTTCTTTTGCACCGATGTGCTACTCAATCTTTTCACAGAATTTCCGGAATCAACCCTCATCGCAAATATTTTGAACGGTTCGGTCACACTGGAAAACTTTCTGATCCCAACAATCAGCTCAGCTCTGGTGATTTTCCTTGTTTCAATTATTATCCGACGCTTTATTTACCCGAAGCATCTGATTACGACAATTCATGACATTGATAATCTCCTGGCCCTTGAAACATCCTATAAAAAAGACCTCTGGGACCGCGTACGAGGAAGGATTCTTACAATTCTTGATAATACCCCGACGAAACATCTTTTTAAAAATCACCGCAGCACCCTGAAAAAAATCAAGCGGTTTACAACCAAAGACTTACCAGAATTCTCTAAACGCTTCCGCAGTTGA